The sequence below is a genomic window from Escherichia marmotae.
ACCAGGGCGGAGTCATAGAAGGCTTCTGGCACGACACGACGGCGTTGCTACGTCCGGGTAAAAAAAACGGTGTGGCAACCGATGCCTCCTGTTTTCCGCTGGTGCCGTTTGCTAACCGGGTGAGCGGCAACCGCTTTGTCTGGCAAGGGCGTGAGTATCCGCTACATCCTAACGTTGAATGGGACGCGCATTATCTGCACGGCGATGGCTGGCTGGGCCAGTGGCAATGTGTAACGCGCAGCGATGATAGTTTATGTCTGGAGTATGAACATCGCGGTGGCGTTTATCATTATCGGGTAAGTCAGACGTTTCATTTAACGGCAGATGCGCTGACGGTCACGCTCTCTGTCACCAATGAAGGTGCAGAGACGCTGCCGTTTGGTACGGGCTGGCATCCTTATTTTCCGTTGTCGTCGCAAACGCGGATTCAGGCGCAGGCGAGCGGTTACTGGCTGGAGCGGGAACAGTGGCTGGCGGGGGCGTTTTGCGCGCAGTTACCGCTGGAGCTGGATTTCAATCAGCTCGCGCCGTTGCCGCGTCAGTGGGTGAACAATGGTTTTTCCGGATGGAATGGTCAGGCACGCATTGAGCAGCCACAGCAGGGTTACGCCATCACTATGGAAACGACGCCGCCCGCACCGTGTTATTTCATCTTTGTTTCGGACCCGACGTTTGATAAAGGGTATGCGTTTGATTTCTTCTGCCTGGAGCCGATGAGTCATGCGCCGGATGACCATCATCGTCCCGAAGGCGGAGATCTCATTGCGCTTGCGCCGGGGGAGTCAACAACCTTAGAGATGTCGTTGCGGGTTGAGTTGCTGTAATTTATAAAATGCCGGATGCACAGGCCTACAATGGGTGCCGGAGCGGTAGGCCGGATAAGGCGTTCACGCCGCATCCGGCATGTTTTTAACGCCGATCGAGAGAAATCGCCCCCGGTCCAGTAATCGCCAGCAGCAAGAATGCGCCTGCAATACTGACATTTTTCCAGAAATTAATCATATTTGGCCCGACCGCATCCCCCGTCATATCCCAGTAATGATGGCCAATCACCGCTGTACCCAGCGTGTAGAAAATAAACAGCACCGCCAGCGGACGAGTGAAAAAACCAAGCACGATTAATATCGCGGCAGGCACTTCCATAACTACCGCAATAATTGCCGCCAGCATCGGCATTGGCGCGCCCAGCGAGGCCATATATTGGACCGTACCGTCAAAGCCCATCATTTTGGGAAAACCAAAAATAATGAAAATTAAGATGATGGCAATACGGGCAATTAATAACAAAACGGGGCGGGCTGCGCCAAAATCAAAATAACGTAGTGTGTTCATAACCAATCCCTTTGCAAAAAGATGTGATTTAAACGTAATACACACTCTGGCACCTCGCCACGCCCCAGGCGTTGAGATATTCGCTAATTATCCTGGTTTGCTATAACGGCATAGCGCAGGTCGCTGACAATGTGCTTGTTGCTTCATGCCGGGAAGCTCGCTCGAATATTCTTATTTTCCAACTTGCAACAACATTCGATTAACTCCAGACTAACGCCTCCTGACGGGAGGGACTCATGGTTTTGCAATCCACGCGCTGGCTGGCGCTCGGTTATTTCACGTACTTTTTTAGCTACGGCATTTTTCTACCTTTCTGGAGCGTCTGGCTTGAGGGGATTGGCTTAACGCCAGAAACCATCGGTCTGTTGTTAGGGGCCGGTCTGGTTGCCCGTTTTCTCGGTAGTTTGATAATCGCGCCCCGCGTCAGCGATCCTTCTCGTCTGATTTCCGCGCTGCGGGTGCTGGCGTTGCTGACGCTGCTGTTTGCCGTCGCCTTCTGGGCTGGCGCGCATGTCGCGTGGCTGATGGTGGTAATGGTCGGTTTTAACCTCTTTTTCTCACCGCTGGTGCCGTTGACTGACGCGCTGGCGAATACCTAGCAAAAGCAGTTTCCGCTTGATTACGGCAAAGTGCGGCTGTGGGGCTCGGTGGCATTTGTCATTGGTTCGGCGCTGACGGGCAAACTGGTCACGGTGTTTGATTATCGGGTGATCCTCGCGATGTTGACGCTGGGCGTGGCATCCATGCTACTTGGTTTTCTCATTCGCCCGACCATTCAACCACAAGGGGTAAGCCGCCAGCAGGAGAGCACGGGATGGCCGGCCTGGCTGGCGCTGGTTCGCCAGAACTGGCGCTTTCTGGCTTGTGTTTGTCTATTGCAGGGAGCGCACGCGGCGTATTACGGTTTTAGCGCCATTTACTGGCAGGCAGCGGGTTACTCGGCTTCGGCGGTGGGCTATTTGTGGTCACTTGGGGTGGTGGCGGAAGTGATCATCTTTGCGCTGAGTAACAAACTTTTCCGTCGCTGTAGCGCTCGCGATATGTTGTTGATCTCAGCGATTTGCGGAGTGGCGCGTTGGAGCATTATGGGGGCAACCACTGAGTTACCGTGGTTGATATTGGTGCAGATCCTGCATTGCGGCACTTTTACCGTGTGCCACCTGGCCGCCATGCGCTATATCGCCGCTCGTCAGGGTAGTGAGGTGATCCGTTTGCAGGCGGTTTACTCTGCCGTCGCGATGGGCGGCAGTATCGCTATCATGACCGTCTTCGCCGGATTCTTGTATCAATATCTGGGGCACGGCGTGTTCTGGGTGATGGCATTGGTGGCGCTTCCGGCAATGTTTCTGCGCCCAAAAGTGGTTCCCTCATGCTGATTATTCCAGCATTTTACGGATCTGCTCCTGTTGGTGTGCGGTCAGGGTCTGATTCGTATGAATCAGCGGCGGCGAAAAGAGCGGTAACGGGATGGTATAAGGTGCAATAATCAGCACAGCGTTTCTCGGTGCGCCATTTCGTAAAAAGGCCTTCACCGATATATGTTTAATATTGAGCGGCAGTAGCGTAATTTCGCGCAATTGTTGCTCAATACTTGCTTCTCTTTCACTGTCATTGTCCGTCAGTAAAACAATCTGTTTTTCGTTAACTTCATTTGCTTGCATCAGCCATGCGCCGAAAATCACCGCCACCAGACCACTTTCCTCATCGGAAAAACGGACATTGTATTCACTTTCAAACCCGGCCAGCGCCGCGCGGGTTGTACGAACCAGGCGAGGGTAAAGTCGGCTGAACTCTTCTGGCAAGGTGTTATCAATACCGATGGCAAACAAACTGCGGCGTAATGCCTGAGCGAGATGAGTATAAAGCTGATCGCATAACCCCTGTTCATCATAGAAACGGACATTTCCCAGCTCACGAAAATGTTGTACCAGACGGACGATAGCCTGACGCAATTGCCGATCGCGCTGATGGGTATCCTGCAGCGGATTGGGAACCCGCAACATGGAAAAGAGCAATGCCATAAACAACGGTTCATCTGGTGGTACAGGCTGGCGCGCCCGGCGTTGCCAGTGGCGGCCAATTTCTTGTGCTATCTGAAATTCAAGGCAGGATTCAGCCCATCGACGTTGCTGTGGGTTAAATTGTGGCGTGATCCCGGCATGATGTTGTAGCAGGCAATATTGCAGATACAGGCACAGAAAATGAATATCACGAGCTTCAAAGCATTTTTGCAATCGTCGCGAACACAGATTAACTAAAGCTTGTTGGTTGGTATCGTCGTAAAAGTTGCGAGCAATCCCCCGACGCTTCAATTCTTCCTTTATGGCAGGGGCGAAACGACCGGTGATAAATGACGGGCATAAACGGAAACCGCGTCGTAGCCAGTGAAATAAACATAAACGTTGATTAAGTACTGTACCTTCAATCCGGTAGCTACCGTCATAACCAGTAGTGAGCGTGAGTTGATGATAGCGCAGGATCTCCCGTCCTGTTTCGCTGATATCAAAACTGGCAATATCATCATCCACACCATTAAGCTCGCTAAACGTTGCCGTGGTAGCGGCCAACCCCGGCTGAAATAGCGTTAACAAGATCTGGCAGCGGCGCTGGGGAGCAGAAAGGGCAGATGGTGGAGCAAGTGTAGACATCATCTGTTGATCTCCCATAAGCATAATTGATAAGGATAGCTAAAGTTTGCTTAGGGAAATGGTGAATGGAACGCTATTTATCAGAAATGCGGGCAGGCGTCACAGAATTTTTATCGATATAAACAGCAATGGCCAGTTGAATGCCATGTCTTAAGGTGATTTCATGCTGTTTTATCGGGTTTTAATCTTAAGGTTAATTCTACGGGCTCAACGTATTGAGGATAAAATCTACCGCTTGTTCGCGATAAACATCACCATGACGATCGGAAAAAGCGTCAATGTGTTCGCCATCGGGGATCAGAATCAGCCGTTTTGGCTCTTTCGCCAGAGCATATAACTTTTCACTGTGCTGCCAGGGGATAACGTGATCGGCTTTTCCGTGAATCAGTAAAAGCGGAATGGGGCTGACGCTGGCAATGTAATTTTCACCGCTGTAACTTTCATCAAGTAAGTAACCACTGCCGGGGATCATCTGGTTGGCGATGGTTGAGTAAGAGGCAAATGTGGAGTCGAGGATCACCGCGCGGATGCCCTCACGATTGCCCTGACCAATAACATCAAGAATATTCGCACCGCCAATACTCTGACCAAACAGTACCAGTCGCTGCGGGTTTACATCACTGCGATGGCGCACCACGTTGATGGCGCTCAGTGTATCGTCCAGTAATCCGGCTTGCGAAGGCGTTCCTTTAGACTTACCAAACCCACGATAATCAAACATAAACACGTTGAAATTGCGTTCGGGTAACCAACTGACCAGTGGCCAATGTGCAGACATATTTCCGGCATTGCCATGAGCATGGATCACCGTAGCGATGGCGTTTTCAGCGGGGCCAGTCGATGACGGAATAAACCAGCCTTGCAGGCGTGTGCCATCTTCAGCGGTAAACTCTACGGATTCTGCTGACCAGGGGTCAGGGCCATAAATTTTGTTATCAGGATAATAGAAAAAATTGATAGCGACGCGCGGCACTAAATAAACGCAGACGGCAACAACAAAGAGAATAAACAGAATCTTGAAAACGCGCTTGTTTACTGGCAGGACCATAACCTTTCCTTGCGACTTTTTTGTAATCCATTAATCGGGGAAAGATGGTGGGAGAGCGGTGAGGGAAAGTAAAGCGGCGAGAAAGTATTTCGGAATAGCGCCTGAAAGGCGAGGGCGGGTGAGAGAAATCACCCGCCAGAGAAATTAACGCTTCAGTGCGTCGCTTAACTCGTCACGCATGTTTGACAGCATGGCTTTTACTACGCGTGGGTTACCCGCAACGATGTTACCGGTCAGTATGTAGTTATGACCACCAGTGAAGTCGCTGACGATACCACCAGCTTCACGAACCAGCAGTTCGCCTGCGGCGAAGTCCCACGGACGCAGACCGATTTCAAAGAAACCGTCAACGCGACCAGCAGCGACATAAGCCAGATCCAGTGCCGCAGAACCAGTACGACGGAAGTCAGCACATTCGTTGAACAGTTTGCCGACGATGTTAATGTAGGTGGTGGCGTACTGTTTTGCTTTGAACGGGAAGCCGGTCGCCAGAATAGTACCGTCGAGATCGCGAGCAGTGCTGCCACGCAGACGGTAGCCGTTCAGTTGTGCGCCCTGACCGCGAGTCGCGGTGAACAGTTCGTTACGCATAGGATCGTAAACCACAGCAACTTCGGTGCGGCCTTTGATGCGAACAGCGATAGATACCGCGAAATGCGGCAGACGTTTGATAAAGTTGGTGGTGCCATCCAGTGGATCGATAACCCATTGAACATCCTGATCAGTACCTTCAAGTTCACCGCTTTCTTCGGTGATGATGGTGTGCTGCGGGTAAGATTTACGAATCGTGTCGATAATCACCGCTTCGGCAGCTTTATCTACGTTGGTCACGAAATCGTTGCTGCCTTTCTGGCTCGCTTCTACAGCGTCCGGGGTTTCATAGTTTTTGGCAATTAAATTACCCGCCTTGCGCGCTGCGCGCACGGCGATGTTCAGCATCGGATGCATCGGTCTCTCTCACTGGATGTTAAAGAACGGGAAAACGGCGCAGAGTATAGCAGCGAGATCGGCATCTGTCTTCGTTTTATGATAAGATGCGCGAATAATCTTTAGACGAAGAAAGACAATGCTGCAAAATATTCGAATTGTGCTGGTGGAGACGTCACACACCGGCAATATGGGTTCTGTTGCCCGAGCCATGAAAACAATGGGATTAACCAATCTGTGGCTGGTTAATCCTCTGGTGAAACCTGACTCCCAGGCGATCGCGTTGGCAGCGGGAGCCAGTGATGTGATTGGTAATGCGCAGATTGTCGATACACTCGACGAAGCGTTGGCTGGTTGTAGCCTGGTCGTTGGCACCAGCGCGCGTTCCCGTACGCTGCCGTGGCCGATGCTCGACCCGCGCGAATGCGGTTTGAAAAGCGTCGCTGAAGCGGCAAACACGCCGGTGGCGCTGGTCTTTGGTCGCGAGCGCGTCGGCTTGACCAATGAAGAGCTGCAGAAATGCCATTATCATGTCGCGATTGCCGCGAACCCGGAATACAGCTCGCTGAACCTGGCGATGGCAGTACAGGTTATCGCCTATGAAGTGCGTATGGCCTGGCTGGCGACCCAGGAAAACGGCGAGCAGGTTGAGCATGCAGAGACGCCGTATCCGCTAGTGGATGATCTGGAACGTTTTTACGGTCATCTGGAGCAAACGTTGCTGGCAACCGGTTTTATTCGTGAAAACCATCCGGGGCAGGTGATGAATAAATTGCGTCGTCTGTTTACGCGTGCGCGCCCGGAAAGTCAGGAGTTGAATATCCTGCGTGGGATTCTGGCTTCTATTGAGCAGCAGAATAAAGGCAATAAGGCCGAATAACAGTCATTGCCTGATGCGACGCTTAACGCGTCTTATCAGGCTTACAAGTGCACGGAACCGTAGGTCGGATAAGGCGTTTACGCCGCATCCGACAGTCATTGCCTGATGCGACGCTTAACGCGTCTTATCAGGCTTACAAGTGCGCGGAACCGTAGGTCGGATAAGGCGTTTACGCCGCATCCGACAACAGGTACAAATGCCACGATAAGAAAATGGCACTGAAGGCTAAATACCTGACTAAATCAGTCAAGTAAATAGTTGACCAATTTACTTGGGAATGTCAGACTTGACCCTGCTATGCAATACCCCCACTTTTACAATAAAAAACCCCGGGCAGGGGCGAGTTTGAGGTGAATTAAGACATGAGACTGACATCTAAAGGGCGCTATGCCGTGACCGCAATGCTGGACGTTGCGCTCAACTCCGAAGCAGGCCCGGTTCCGTTGGCTGATATTTCTGAACGTCAGGGAATTTCCCTTTCTTATCTGGAACAACTGTTTTCCCGTCTGCGTAAAAATGGTCTGGTTTCCAGCGTACGTGGACCTGGCGGTGGTTATCTGTTGGGCAAAGATGCCAGCAGCATCGCCGTTGGTGAAGTGATTAGCGCCGTTGACGAATCTGTAGATGCCACCCGTTGTCAGGGTAAAGGCGGCTGCCAGGGCGGCGATAAATGCCTGACCCACGCGCTGTGGCGTGATTTGAGCGACCGTCTCACCGGTTTTCTCAACAACATTACTTTAGGCGAACTGGTCAATAACCAGGAAGTGCTGGATGTGTCTGGTCGTCAACATACTCACGACGCGCCACGTACCCGCACACAAGACGCGATCGACGTTAAGTTACGCGCTTAATAAAAAGAATTCAGAGTCAGGCCGGAGTGTTTATCACTTCGTAAACACGGTCGTACATCCAGCCGGTAGCCTGATTCCTTGCATTGAGTGATGTACGGAGTTTATAGAGCAATGAAATTACCGATTTATCTCGATTACTCCGCAACCACGCCGGTGGACCCGCGTGTTGCCGAGAAAATGATGCAGTTTATGACGATGGACGGAACCTTTGGTAACCCGGCCTCCCGTTCTCACCGTTTCGGCTGGCAGGCTGAAGAAGCAGTAGATATCGCCCGTAATCAGATTGCCGATCTGGTCGGTGCTGACCCGCGTGAAATCGTCTTTACCTCTGGCGCAACCGAATCTGACAACCTGGCAATTAAAGGTGCAGCCAACTTTTATCAGAAAAAAGGCAAGCACATCATCACCAGCAAAACCGAACACAAAGCGGTACTGGACACCTGCCGTCAGCTTGAGCGTGAAGGTTTTGAAGTCACCTACCTGGCGCCGCAGCGTAACGGAATTATCGATCTGAAAGAACTCGAAGCGGCGATGCGTGATGACACCATCCTCGTTTCTATCATGCACGTGAATAACGAAATCGGCGTGGTACAGGATATTGCGGCTATCGGTGAAATGTGCCGTGCCCGTGGCATTATCTATCACGTTGATGCAACCCAGAGCGTGGGTAAACTGCCTATCGACCTGAGCCAGTTGAAAGTTGACCTGATGTCTTTCTCCGGTCACAAAATCTACGGTCCGAAAGGTATTGGCGCGCTGTATGTGCGTCGTAAACCACGCGTGCGCATTGAAGCGCAAATGCACGGCGGCGGTCACGAGCGTGGTATGCGTTCCGGTACACTGCCGGTTCACCAGATCGTGGGTATGGGCGAAGCCTATCGCATCGCAAAAGAAGAGATGGCGACCGAGATGGAACGTCTGCGCGGCCTGCGTAACCGTCTGTGGAACGGCATCAAAGATATCGAAGAAGTTTACCTGAACGGTGACCTGGAACACGGTGCGCCGAACATTCTCAACGTCAGCTTTAACTACGTTGAAGGTGAGTCGCTGATTATGGCGCTGAAAGACCTCGCGGTTTCTTCAGGTTCCGCCTGTACGTCGGCAAGTCTCGAACCGTCCTACGTGCTGCGTGCGCTGGGGCTGAACGACGAGCTGGCACATAGCTCTATCCGTTTCTCTTTAGGTCGTTTTACTACTGAAGAAGAGATCGACTACACCATCGAGTTAGTTCGTAAATCCATCGGTCGTCTGCGTGACCTTTCTCCGCTGTGGGAAATGTACAAGCAGGGCGTGGATCTGAACAGCATCGAATGGGCTCATCATTAATCGGTATCGGAATCAGGAGAATTTATAATGGCTTACAGCGAAAAAGTTATCGACCATTACGAGAATCCGCGTAACGTGGGTTCCTTCGACAACAACGACGAAAACGTGGGCAGCGGCATGGTGGGTGCACCAGCCTGTGGCGACGTGATGAAGTTGCAGATTAAAGTCAACGATGAAGGTATCATTGAAGACGCGCGTTTTAAAACTTACGGCTGCGGTTCCGCTATCGCTTCCAGTTCTCTGGTGACCGAATGGGTGAAAGGGAAATCTCTCGACGAAGCACAGGCGATCAAAAACACCGATATTGCTGAAGAACTTGAACTGCCACCGGTGAAAATTCACTGTTCTATTCTGGCAGAAGACGCGATCAAAGCCGCCATTGCGGACTATAAAAGCAAACGTGAAGCAAAATAAGAGTTGAGGTTTGGTTATGTCGATTACACTGAGCGACAGTGCAGCAGCGCGAGTAAATACCTTTCTGGCTAACCGCGGTAAAGGGTTTGGCCTGCGTCTGGGTGTGAGAACCTCAGGGTGTTCAGGTATGGCGTATGTACTGGAATTTGTTGACGAACCGACGCCGGAAGACATCGTGTTTGAAGACAAAGGCGTGAAAGTCGTGGTCGATGGCAAAAGCCTGCAATTTCTGGACGGTACGCAACTGGACTTCGTAAAAGAAGGCCTGAACGAAGGGTTTAAATTCACCAACCCGAACGTAAAAGATGAATGTGGTTGCGGCGAAAGCTTCCACGTCTGATGCGCATACCGATAACCCCACCGTGGTCGCCTGCGCGTGGGGTTTGTTTTACCTGATTCGCCGTCATTGCGGCGGATCGCAGCCCTGAGAATGTTATGGATTACTTCACCCTCTTTGGCTTGCCTGCCCGTTATCAACTCGATACCCAGGCATTGAGCCTGCGTTTTCAGGATCTACAACGTCAGTATCATCCTGATAAATTCGCCAGCGGAAGCCAGGCGGAACAACTCGCCGCCGTCCAGCAATCCGCAACCATTAACCAGGCATGGCAAACGCTGCGTCATCCATTGATGCGGGCAGAATACCTGCTTTCGCTGCACGGTTTTGATCTTGCCAGCGAGCAGCATACAGTGCGCGACACCGCGTTCCTGATGGAACAACTGGAGCTGCGCGAGGAGCTGGACGAGATCGAACAGGCGAAAGACGAAGCGCGGCTGGAAAGCTTTATCAAACGCGTCAAAAAGATGTTTGATACCCGCCATCAGTTGATGGTTGAACAGTTAGACAACGAGGCGTGGGACGCGGCGGCGGATACCGTGCGTAAGCTGCGTTTTCTCGATAAACTGCGAAGCAGTGCCGAACAACTCGAAGAAAAACTGCTCGATTTTTAATTTCTGGAAGCTAAACATGGCCTTATTACAAATTAGTGAACCTGGTTTGAGTGCTGCGCCGCATCAGCGTCGTCTGGCGGCCGGTATTGACCTGGGCACAACCAACTCGCTGGTGGCGACAGTACGCAGCGGTCAGGCCGAAACGTTAGCCGACCATGAAGGCCGTCACCTGCTGCCGTCTGTTGTTCACTATCAACAGCAAGGGCATTCGGTGGGGTATGACGCGCGTACTAATGCAGCGCTTGACACAGCCAACACCATTAGTTCTGTTAAACGCCTGATGGGGCGCTCGCTGGCTGATATCCAGCAACGCTATCCGCATCTGCCTTATCAATTCCAGGCCAGCGAGAATGGTCTGCCGATGATTGAAACGGCGGCGGGACTGCTGAACCCGGTGCGCGTTTCTGCGGACATCCTCAAAGCACTGGCAGCACGGGCAACTGAAGCCCTAGCAGGCGAGCTGGATGGTGTGGTTATCACCGTTCCGGCGTACTTTGACGATGCCCAGCGTCAGGGCACCAAAGACGCAGCGCGTCTGGCTGGCCTGCATGTCCTGCGCTTGCTCAACGAACCGACCGCTGCGGCTATCGCCTACGGGCTGGATTCCGGTCAGGAAGGTGTGATTGCCGTTTATGACCTCGGCGGCGGGACTTT
It includes:
- the iscR gene encoding Fe-S cluster assembly transcriptional regulator IscR; this translates as MRLTSKGRYAVTAMLDVALNSEAGPVPLADISERQGISLSYLEQLFSRLRKNGLVSSVRGPGGGYLLGKDASSIAVGEVISAVDESVDATRCQGKGGCQGGDKCLTHALWRDLSDRLTGFLNNITLGELVNNQEVLDVSGRQHTHDAPRTRTQDAIDVKLRA
- a CDS encoding DoxX family protein, producing MNTLRYFDFGAARPVLLLIARIAIILIFIIFGFPKMMGFDGTVQYMASLGAPMPMLAAIIAVVMEVPAAILIVLGFFTRPLAVLFIFYTLGTAVIGHHYWDMTGDAVGPNMINFWKNVSIAGAFLLLAITGPGAISLDRR
- the iscA gene encoding iron-sulfur cluster assembly protein IscA, with amino-acid sequence MSITLSDSAAARVNTFLANRGKGFGLRLGVRTSGCSGMAYVLEFVDEPTPEDIVFEDKGVKVVVDGKSLQFLDGTQLDFVKEGLNEGFKFTNPNVKDECGCGESFHV
- the iscS gene encoding cysteine desulfurase, which encodes MKLPIYLDYSATTPVDPRVAEKMMQFMTMDGTFGNPASRSHRFGWQAEEAVDIARNQIADLVGADPREIVFTSGATESDNLAIKGAANFYQKKGKHIITSKTEHKAVLDTCRQLEREGFEVTYLAPQRNGIIDLKELEAAMRDDTILVSIMHVNNEIGVVQDIAAIGEMCRARGIIYHVDATQSVGKLPIDLSQLKVDLMSFSGHKIYGPKGIGALYVRRKPRVRIEAQMHGGGHERGMRSGTLPVHQIVGMGEAYRIAKEEMATEMERLRGLRNRLWNGIKDIEEVYLNGDLEHGAPNILNVSFNYVEGESLIMALKDLAVSSGSACTSASLEPSYVLRALGLNDELAHSSIRFSLGRFTTEEEIDYTIELVRKSIGRLRDLSPLWEMYKQGVDLNSIEWAHH
- the hscB gene encoding co-chaperone HscB, whose product is MDYFTLFGLPARYQLDTQALSLRFQDLQRQYHPDKFASGSQAEQLAAVQQSATINQAWQTLRHPLMRAEYLLSLHGFDLASEQHTVRDTAFLMEQLELREELDEIEQAKDEARLESFIKRVKKMFDTRHQLMVEQLDNEAWDAAADTVRKLRFLDKLRSSAEQLEEKLLDF
- a CDS encoding aldose 1-epimerase, whose translation is MTIYTLFHGALKLDISDQGGVIEGFWHDTTALLRPGKKNGVATDASCFPLVPFANRVSGNRFVWQGREYPLHPNVEWDAHYLHGDGWLGQWQCVTRSDDSLCLEYEHRGGVYHYRVSQTFHLTADALTVTLSVTNEGAETLPFGTGWHPYFPLSSQTRIQAQASGYWLEREQWLAGAFCAQLPLELDFNQLAPLPRQWVNNGFSGWNGQARIEQPQQGYAITMETTPPAPCYFIFVSDPTFDKGYAFDFFCLEPMSHAPDDHHRPEGGDLIALAPGESTTLEMSLRVELL
- the trmJ gene encoding tRNA (cytosine(32)/uridine(32)-2'-O)-methyltransferase TrmJ; this encodes MLQNIRIVLVETSHTGNMGSVARAMKTMGLTNLWLVNPLVKPDSQAIALAAGASDVIGNAQIVDTLDEALAGCSLVVGTSARSRTLPWPMLDPRECGLKSVAEAANTPVALVFGRERVGLTNEELQKCHYHVAIAANPEYSSLNLAMAVQVIAYEVRMAWLATQENGEQVEHAETPYPLVDDLERFYGHLEQTLLATGFIRENHPGQVMNKLRRLFTRARPESQELNILRGILASIEQQNKGNKAE
- the suhB gene encoding inositol-1-monophosphatase, with product MHPMLNIAVRAARKAGNLIAKNYETPDAVEASQKGSNDFVTNVDKAAEAVIIDTIRKSYPQHTIITEESGELEGTDQDVQWVIDPLDGTTNFIKRLPHFAVSIAVRIKGRTEVAVVYDPMRNELFTATRGQGAQLNGYRLRGSTARDLDGTILATGFPFKAKQYATTYINIVGKLFNECADFRRTGSAALDLAYVAAGRVDGFFEIGLRPWDFAAGELLVREAGGIVSDFTGGHNYILTGNIVAGNPRVVKAMLSNMRDELSDALKR
- the iscU gene encoding Fe-S cluster assembly scaffold IscU, which encodes MAYSEKVIDHYENPRNVGSFDNNDENVGSGMVGAPACGDVMKLQIKVNDEGIIEDARFKTYGCGSAIASSSLVTEWVKGKSLDEAQAIKNTDIAEELELPPVKIHCSILAEDAIKAAIADYKSKREAK
- the csiE gene encoding stationary phase inducible protein CsiE, with the translated sequence MMSTLAPPSALSAPQRRCQILLTLFQPGLAATTATFSELNGVDDDIASFDISETGREILRYHQLTLTTGYDGSYRIEGTVLNQRLCLFHWLRRGFRLCPSFITGRFAPAIKEELKRRGIARNFYDDTNQQALVNLCSRRLQKCFEARDIHFLCLYLQYCLLQHHAGITPQFNPQQRRWAESCLEFQIAQEIGRHWQRRARQPVPPDEPLFMALLFSMLRVPNPLQDTHQRDRQLRQAIVRLVQHFRELGNVRFYDEQGLCDQLYTHLAQALRRSLFAIGIDNTLPEEFSRLYPRLVRTTRAALAGFESEYNVRFSDEESGLVAVIFGAWLMQANEVNEKQIVLLTDNDSEREASIEQQLREITLLPLNIKHISVKAFLRNGAPRNAVLIIAPYTIPLPLFSPPLIHTNQTLTAHQQEQIRKMLE
- a CDS encoding alpha/beta hydrolase, with protein sequence MVLPVNKRVFKILFILFVVAVCVYLVPRVAINFFYYPDNKIYGPDPWSAESVEFTAEDGTRLQGWFIPSSTGPAENAIATVIHAHGNAGNMSAHWPLVSWLPERNFNVFMFDYRGFGKSKGTPSQAGLLDDTLSAINVVRHRSDVNPQRLVLFGQSIGGANILDVIGQGNREGIRAVILDSTFASYSTIANQMIPGSGYLLDESYSGENYIASVSPIPLLLIHGKADHVIPWQHSEKLYALAKEPKRLILIPDGEHIDAFSDRHGDVYREQAVDFILNTLSP